A genomic window from Cytobacillus suaedae includes:
- a CDS encoding short-chain fatty acid transporter, translated as MLTKIADRFSKLVEKYLPDAFVIAVLMTVLVFILGFFTKPTEPLTLVKSFGDGFWVYLAFTMQMVLLLMTGMALASVPFIQKILQSISGLAKTPNQAYVLTFLVSSFAYYINWGLAVVVGAIMAREVGKRNQNAHFPLLVASAYAPTVLYTAGLSSSIALTVATKGHFLEKVMGVIPTSQTIFNPGTITIFIGLLITMPIFIVLMAPKKNVIPYKYKPEKETPSKSSSDENTPATRLENTRVLGLTIGLLGLVYVIYEFANGRSLDLNIINITFLSLGLLFHKSLKTYGDAFKTAAGSISPIILQFPFYAGIIAVLGSSGLADTIINGMTSIATKETFDIFTYWTAGLVNILAPSGGGQWALQGPLQVPAGMSLGVDPAVVAMAVGWGDAWTNLIQPFWALPILAVVGLHIRHIMGYCILLSIWVGLFTTVLMLFVY; from the coding sequence GTGTTAACAAAGATTGCTGATAGGTTCTCAAAACTTGTTGAAAAGTATTTACCCGATGCATTTGTTATTGCTGTTTTAATGACCGTTCTTGTCTTTATTCTTGGTTTCTTCACTAAACCTACTGAACCGTTGACCTTAGTAAAGTCATTTGGTGATGGTTTTTGGGTCTATCTTGCTTTTACAATGCAAATGGTCCTTCTATTAATGACAGGTATGGCCCTAGCATCTGTTCCATTTATACAAAAAATCCTACAGTCAATTTCAGGATTAGCTAAAACCCCCAACCAAGCATATGTACTAACCTTTCTAGTATCATCTTTTGCCTATTATATTAACTGGGGCTTAGCGGTAGTAGTTGGTGCAATAATGGCTAGAGAAGTCGGAAAAAGAAATCAGAATGCGCATTTTCCATTACTGGTTGCGTCAGCATATGCACCTACAGTACTTTACACTGCAGGGCTATCTAGCTCCATTGCCCTAACAGTCGCTACAAAAGGTCACTTTCTAGAAAAAGTAATGGGAGTTATACCTACTTCCCAAACCATTTTCAACCCTGGAACAATTACTATTTTTATTGGCCTTCTTATTACGATGCCAATTTTTATTGTCTTAATGGCTCCAAAGAAAAATGTTATCCCTTATAAATACAAACCAGAGAAAGAAACTCCATCTAAATCTAGTTCTGATGAAAATACTCCAGCCACTCGTTTAGAAAATACACGAGTATTAGGATTAACTATCGGATTACTTGGACTGGTCTATGTCATCTATGAATTCGCCAATGGGAGAAGTTTAGATTTAAATATTATCAACATAACCTTTTTATCATTAGGTCTACTTTTTCATAAATCCCTTAAAACATATGGGGATGCTTTTAAAACAGCAGCAGGCTCTATTTCGCCAATTATCTTACAGTTTCCATTCTATGCAGGGATAATCGCAGTACTAGGAAGCTCTGGTTTGGCTGATACGATTATTAACGGTATGACTTCAATAGCTACAAAAGAAACCTTTGATATATTTACCTATTGGACTGCAGGTCTAGTAAATATTTTAGCTCCTTCTGGCGGTGGGCAGTGGGCGTTGCAGGGACCTTTACAGGTGCCAGCTGGTATGAGTTTAGGAGTGGACCCTGCTGTAGTAGCCATGGCTGTTGGTTGGGGAGATGCATGGACAAATCTTATACAGCCGTTTTGGGCATTGCCAATCTTAGCTGTTGTAGGTCTTCATATTCGTCATATTATGGGTTACTGTATTTTACTTAGTATTTGGGTGGGCTTATTCACTACGGTATTAATGCTATTTGTTTATTAA
- a CDS encoding DUF2663 family protein, translated as MSASHIVAPWEHHDIHISKEDEDSIKRLIELNNKHNKKKSQHTTVLYAFIVIAGITLIKYFFPVSFFANFYLIEAFFQDKNLTRDLFVNGALFFVSKLTFDLREKAKEDYHSLRVELVDLSNKEWLKKYGESTNTKIYEYLYSQHKIRINHKTK; from the coding sequence ATGTCTGCAAGTCATATAGTAGCACCTTGGGAGCATCATGATATTCACATATCAAAAGAGGACGAGGATTCGATAAAAAGATTAATAGAATTGAACAATAAGCATAACAAAAAGAAGAGTCAGCATACGACTGTTTTATATGCTTTTATCGTAATCGCAGGTATCACACTGATTAAATATTTCTTCCCTGTAAGCTTTTTTGCTAACTTCTATTTAATTGAAGCATTTTTTCAGGATAAAAACCTTACAAGAGATTTATTTGTAAACGGTGCTCTATTTTTCGTGTCAAAGTTAACTTTTGACCTGCGTGAAAAAGCAAAAGAGGACTACCATTCCTTACGTGTTGAACTTGTAGATTTATCAAACAAAGAATGGCTAAAGAAATACGGTGAGTCCACAAATACCAAAATTTATGAATACCTCTACTCACAACACAAAATTAGAATTAACCATAAAACGAAATAA
- a CDS encoding FAD-binding oxidoreductase, with protein sequence MKPFIIIGAGILGASTAYHLAKNGVRVLLIDREDKGQATDAAAGIVCPWISQRRNKAWYELAKNGARYYSSLIPELEKDGEKETGYKRVGAISLHTDSNKLDKMEERAHKRREDAPEIGEIRRLSEVETQDLFPYLDKTFASVHISGAARVNGRALRDALVRGAEKHGAEVLRGDARLEIESGKVIGVTVNGTTLLGEKVIVTAGAWAKELLNPLGIEFLVEAQKAQIVHLHFDEHETSNLPVVMPPNDQYIVAFNEGRIVIGATHENDKGFDKRVTVGGLHEVIDKALGIAPGLEEATVLETRVGFRPFTPGFLPVIGPIPNNEEVLLANGLGASGLTVGPYLGFQLAKLALGQPLDIDLELYPVSGAIPGA encoded by the coding sequence ATGAAACCATTTATTATAATTGGGGCGGGAATTTTAGGAGCATCAACGGCCTATCATTTAGCAAAAAACGGAGTAAGGGTGCTTTTAATTGATCGCGAAGATAAAGGCCAAGCGACTGATGCGGCAGCAGGAATTGTATGTCCCTGGATTTCACAGCGTAGAAATAAAGCTTGGTATGAGCTTGCAAAGAATGGTGCGCGGTACTATTCCTCTTTAATTCCTGAGCTAGAAAAGGATGGAGAAAAAGAAACAGGCTATAAGAGAGTTGGAGCGATTAGTCTACATACTGATTCAAACAAACTAGATAAAATGGAAGAAAGAGCACATAAACGGAGAGAGGATGCCCCAGAAATTGGTGAGATTAGAAGGTTATCAGAGGTGGAAACGCAAGACTTGTTTCCCTACTTAGATAAAACATTTGCATCTGTCCATATCAGCGGGGCAGCACGAGTAAATGGAAGAGCACTACGTGATGCACTTGTAAGAGGAGCAGAGAAACATGGTGCAGAAGTTTTACGGGGCGATGCACGGTTAGAGATTGAATCAGGGAAAGTTATAGGTGTAACGGTGAACGGTACTACATTACTAGGTGAGAAGGTCATTGTAACTGCTGGAGCATGGGCAAAGGAGTTACTAAACCCGCTAGGCATCGAATTCTTAGTAGAGGCTCAGAAGGCACAAATTGTACATTTGCATTTTGATGAACATGAAACCTCTAACTTACCTGTGGTTATGCCGCCTAATGATCAGTATATTGTAGCATTTAATGAGGGAAGAATCGTAATTGGGGCGACACATGAAAACGATAAAGGATTCGACAAACGTGTCACAGTGGGTGGTCTTCATGAAGTTATCGATAAAGCATTAGGAATTGCTCCTGGTTTAGAAGAGGCAACAGTACTTGAAACAAGAGTAGGATTTAGACCATTTACACCAGGATTTCTACCCGTAATCGGTCCAATTCCTAACAATGAGGAAGTATTACTTGCCAATGGCCTAGGTGCTTCAGGTCTAACAGTTGGTCCTTACCTAGGATTTCAGCTAGCCAAGCTTGCATTAGGTCAACCACTCGATATCGACCTAGAATTATATCCAGTCTCAGGTGCTATCCCGGGGGCCTGA
- a CDS encoding aldo/keto reductase, translated as MPKSLMDTTTLHNGVKMPWVGLGVFKVQEGSEVIDSVKAAIKNGYRSIDTAAIYQNEEGVGQGIKESGVARDELFITTKVWNSEQGYDTTLQAFETSLNKLGLDYLDLYLIHWPGLDSSKFKDTWKALEKLYKDGRVRAIGVSNFHVHQLQELIKDAEVKPMVNQVEFHPHLTQKELLAFCQSEGIQLEAWSPLKQGQLLSDPTINEIAEKHQKSPAQIILRWDLQNKVVTIPKSVKEHRIIENADIFDFELSAEDMERISGLNKDERVGPNPDEFNRGFEE; from the coding sequence ATGCCTAAAAGCTTAATGGATACAACAACATTACATAATGGGGTAAAAATGCCTTGGGTTGGACTAGGGGTTTTTAAAGTTCAAGAAGGTTCAGAGGTAATTGATTCAGTAAAGGCTGCTATTAAAAATGGCTATCGAAGCATTGATACCGCTGCTATTTATCAAAATGAAGAAGGTGTAGGACAAGGAATCAAAGAATCAGGTGTTGCTCGTGATGAGCTATTCATAACCACAAAGGTTTGGAATTCAGAGCAAGGTTATGACACTACGTTACAGGCTTTTGAAACAAGCCTTAATAAGTTAGGTCTTGATTATTTAGATTTGTACTTAATACACTGGCCTGGTTTAGATAGTAGCAAGTTTAAAGATACGTGGAAGGCTCTTGAAAAATTATATAAAGATGGTCGCGTTCGTGCGATTGGCGTAAGTAACTTTCATGTTCACCAGTTACAAGAACTGATTAAAGATGCTGAGGTTAAGCCTATGGTTAACCAGGTTGAGTTTCATCCACATTTAACTCAAAAAGAGCTATTAGCTTTTTGCCAAAGTGAGGGGATCCAGCTTGAAGCTTGGTCACCATTAAAGCAAGGTCAGCTTTTAAGTGACCCGACAATTAATGAAATTGCTGAAAAACATCAAAAATCTCCTGCACAGATTATTTTACGTTGGGATTTACAAAATAAAGTTGTAACGATTCCTAAATCGGTTAAAGAACATCGTATTATTGAAAATGCTGATATATTTGACTTTGAACTTTCAGCTGAGGATATGGAACGAATTAGTGGTTTGAACAAGGATGAACGTGTTGGACCGAATCCGGATGAATTTAATCGTGGGTTTGAAGAATAG
- a CDS encoding metallophosphoesterase yields the protein MKIAVLSDTHMPKRGKKLPDLLVKELSNVDLIIHAGDWTDLEVLTQLEKYGTVVGVSGNVDTPEVRKYFGDKKMLELNGFKIGIVHGHIGKKKTTPERALEAFKDENLDVIIFGHSHVPYQEYSEGTLLFNPGSPTDKRFQKNYSFGILELTDTIQATIHYYHDKT from the coding sequence ATGAAGATTGCTGTCCTCTCAGACACTCATATGCCCAAACGCGGAAAAAAGCTGCCAGATTTGTTAGTAAAGGAACTATCAAATGTAGATTTAATTATTCATGCTGGTGATTGGACTGACCTTGAAGTCCTTACCCAACTCGAAAAATACGGTACGGTCGTTGGCGTGAGTGGAAATGTTGACACTCCGGAGGTTAGAAAATACTTTGGTGATAAAAAGATGCTAGAGCTAAATGGCTTTAAAATTGGAATTGTTCATGGCCATATCGGCAAAAAGAAAACAACACCAGAACGTGCACTCGAGGCCTTTAAGGATGAAAACCTTGACGTCATTATATTTGGTCACTCACATGTTCCCTATCAGGAATATTCTGAAGGAACGTTATTGTTTAATCCTGGTTCTCCTACTGATAAACGATTTCAGAAAAACTATTCATTCGGTATTCTTGAGCTAACTGATACGATTCAAGCTACGATTCATTATTATCATGATAAAACTTAA
- a CDS encoding AMP-binding protein: protein MSSIQDLVSYAFEHAEGFRAVMEEKGLTSDSIITVEDLVKIPVFKKDRLPELQQENLPFAGLSTLSATKMARVFMSPGPIYDPQTHEDDFWRFAEALEAAGFNENDIVQNTFSYHLSPAGFMFDSALRKLGATVIPAGTGNRELQLQVMKDVKVTGYVGTPSFFTILLDTAEEKGWVNSRELALSKVFFTAEMTPVALRQRCEELGIQVFEGYGTADCGCIAFEDKKGPGLKLTSSAIVQICDPVSGNLVESGEGEIVVTLFEKSYPLIRFGTGDLSKWVEGYEGMRIAGVLGRVSDGVKVKGMFVREKQLAAVLANEGYSSFQALVSSRENQDQLEIVIESSTELNQDLVGKLQDVIRVTPIVKRVNIGELTKKEKRLVDERLRS from the coding sequence TTGTCATCAATTCAAGACTTGGTTTCTTATGCGTTTGAGCATGCAGAGGGATTTAGGGCAGTAATGGAGGAAAAAGGACTAACCTCAGATAGTATTATAACGGTAGAGGATCTCGTAAAGATTCCTGTGTTTAAAAAAGATAGATTACCAGAATTGCAACAGGAAAATCTTCCTTTTGCAGGACTATCAACCCTTTCTGCAACTAAAATGGCAAGGGTATTTATGTCACCAGGTCCAATCTATGATCCTCAAACACATGAAGATGATTTTTGGAGATTTGCAGAAGCACTTGAGGCTGCTGGTTTTAATGAAAATGATATTGTTCAAAATACCTTCTCTTACCACTTATCACCCGCTGGTTTTATGTTTGATTCAGCTCTGAGAAAACTAGGTGCGACAGTTATTCCGGCTGGAACAGGTAATAGAGAGCTACAACTTCAGGTTATGAAAGATGTAAAAGTAACTGGTTATGTAGGTACACCAAGCTTTTTTACGATTTTACTAGATACAGCTGAGGAAAAAGGCTGGGTGAATAGTAGAGAGCTAGCATTATCAAAAGTATTCTTTACTGCAGAAATGACACCAGTAGCGTTACGCCAAAGATGCGAAGAGCTAGGCATTCAAGTTTTTGAGGGTTATGGTACTGCAGATTGTGGCTGTATTGCTTTTGAAGATAAGAAAGGACCAGGATTAAAGCTTACAAGTTCAGCCATTGTTCAAATTTGTGACCCAGTATCTGGTAACCTGGTTGAGAGTGGAGAAGGGGAAATTGTGGTTACGTTATTTGAAAAGAGTTATCCTTTGATTCGGTTTGGAACAGGAGATTTATCAAAATGGGTTGAAGGATATGAAGGCATGCGAATTGCAGGGGTCCTCGGTCGTGTAAGTGATGGAGTTAAAGTGAAGGGAATGTTTGTTCGAGAAAAGCAACTTGCTGCTGTCTTGGCAAACGAGGGGTACTCATCCTTTCAAGCCCTTGTTTCGAGTAGAGAAAATCAGGATCAATTAGAGATTGTGATTGAATCTTCTACAGAATTGAATCAAGATCTTGTTGGTAAACTTCAAGATGTGATAAGAGTGACTCCAATTGTAAAAAGGGTAAACATTGGAGAATTAACTAAGAAGGAAAAACGACTTGTTGATGAGCGGCTACGTTCATAA
- a CDS encoding ABC transporter ATP-binding protein — protein MLTLNNVEVVYDRVILVLKGLSMEVPKGKIVALLGSNGAGKTTTLKAISGLLKSENGEVTDGYIELNDERIDTNGADVIVKKGIFQCMEGRRVFEHLSVEDNLIAGAHTRKDRKNIKGDIQKVYHYFPKLEMLKNRQAGYLSGGEQQMLAIGRGIMAKPSVLLLDEPSLGLAPLLVKEIFGIIKKINEEEGTTILVVEQNAKVALSIAHYGYIMENGRVVMEGSVDKLLSNQDVREFYLGVSSKGAKSYKDIKSYKRRKRWL, from the coding sequence ATGCTTACTTTAAACAACGTCGAAGTAGTGTACGATCGCGTTATATTAGTTTTAAAAGGACTATCGATGGAAGTGCCAAAAGGGAAGATTGTCGCTTTATTAGGAAGCAATGGGGCTGGCAAAACTACGACCCTTAAGGCAATTTCAGGCCTTTTAAAAAGTGAAAATGGTGAAGTAACGGATGGATATATTGAATTAAATGATGAGCGAATTGATACCAATGGTGCAGATGTTATTGTGAAAAAAGGAATTTTTCAATGTATGGAAGGTCGCCGTGTATTCGAGCACCTTTCAGTGGAAGATAATCTTATTGCAGGTGCACATACTCGGAAGGATCGAAAGAATATTAAAGGTGATATTCAAAAGGTGTATCACTATTTTCCGAAGTTAGAAATGCTCAAGAACAGACAGGCTGGCTATTTATCTGGCGGGGAGCAGCAGATGCTAGCGATTGGAAGAGGCATAATGGCAAAGCCAAGTGTCTTATTGTTAGATGAGCCATCCTTGGGGCTTGCACCATTATTAGTAAAAGAAATCTTTGGAATCATTAAGAAAATTAATGAAGAAGAAGGGACTACCATTTTGGTTGTCGAGCAAAATGCAAAGGTTGCGCTCTCCATTGCTCATTATGGCTACATTATGGAAAATGGCCGTGTTGTTATGGAAGGCTCGGTTGATAAGTTATTATCCAACCAAGATGTAAGGGAATTCTATCTTGGTGTAAGTTCAAAGGGTGCGAAAAGCTATAAAGATATTAAATCTTACAAACGTAGAAAGAGGTGGCTATAG
- a CDS encoding ABC transporter substrate-binding protein, whose protein sequence is MKKFFSISMILLLVLGVMAGCSGGEKASGDEKATIKIGGLFDLTGGTGDVGTPYAEGEKAYFEHLATKGLVNGYKLELVGDDYAYKIPEAQKLYQKLKSKDKVAGVLGWGTGDTEALRSLVATDKLPYISASYSENLKNLEESPYNFLVAATYSDQARSAIKWIKDNHKGGTPTLALIYNDTAFGKSPIEDAKAFAAEMGVEVVDEQIVELSALDATSQLLNMEKKNPDYAIIQQTWGATATILKDAKKLGIDTQFIGLNWATGEGLLPIAGEAAEGFIGVVTHAFPYEDLEGMADIKEYLESKGKTIDDINQKFVQGWVAASIMVEGVKLADDPTTGEGIRKGLEKISNLEFGGLAAPITFTADNHAGTNQIRLAEVKNGKWEVFTDYIGY, encoded by the coding sequence ATGAAAAAGTTCTTTTCGATAAGTATGATCTTATTACTTGTTCTAGGTGTAATGGCAGGCTGTTCAGGTGGAGAAAAGGCTTCAGGTGATGAAAAAGCTACAATCAAAATAGGGGGTCTATTCGATTTAACTGGTGGAACTGGTGACGTTGGTACTCCTTATGCAGAAGGGGAAAAGGCATACTTTGAGCATCTTGCTACAAAGGGACTTGTTAATGGTTACAAGCTAGAGTTAGTTGGAGATGATTATGCTTATAAAATCCCAGAAGCTCAAAAGCTATATCAAAAGCTTAAATCAAAAGACAAAGTAGCTGGTGTATTAGGATGGGGTACTGGTGATACAGAAGCACTTCGTAGTTTAGTAGCAACTGACAAACTACCATATATTTCGGCATCTTACTCAGAAAACCTTAAAAACCTTGAAGAGAGTCCATACAACTTCTTAGTGGCTGCTACATACTCTGACCAAGCTCGTTCAGCGATTAAATGGATCAAAGATAATCACAAGGGTGGAACTCCTACACTCGCATTAATTTATAATGACACTGCATTTGGTAAATCACCTATTGAAGATGCAAAAGCATTTGCAGCTGAAATGGGTGTTGAAGTAGTTGATGAGCAGATTGTTGAACTAAGTGCATTAGATGCAACTTCTCAACTCTTAAATATGGAAAAGAAAAACCCTGATTATGCAATTATTCAACAAACATGGGGTGCTACGGCAACAATTCTAAAGGATGCAAAAAAACTTGGAATTGACACGCAGTTCATCGGCTTAAACTGGGCAACAGGGGAAGGCTTACTTCCAATTGCAGGAGAAGCTGCTGAAGGATTTATCGGTGTAGTGACACATGCCTTCCCATATGAAGATTTAGAAGGTATGGCTGATATTAAAGAGTACTTAGAAAGCAAAGGAAAAACGATTGATGATATCAACCAAAAATTCGTTCAAGGCTGGGTAGCTGCATCAATTATGGTTGAAGGTGTGAAATTGGCTGATGACCCAACAACTGGTGAGGGAATCCGTAAAGGATTAGAGAAGATTTCAAACTTAGAGTTTGGTGGATTAGCAGCACCAATTACTTTCACTGCTGACAATCACGCAGGTACAAACCAAATTCGTTTAGCTGAAGTGAAAAACGGAAAGTGGGAAGTGTTTACGGACTATATTGGCTATTAA
- a CDS encoding branched-chain amino acid ABC transporter permease produces the protein MRNPFVMDCGEFHVNYKQDMKIWKITRVRMRIYAIVLLFAIFPLISSDYIVGLATLCGIAAIGAIGLNILTGFTGQISIGVGAFLGVGGYTSAVLTVKLGLSFWIAMPTAGLITALIGALFGIPSLRLKGLYLAIATLAAQVIILFVISRWDSLTGGTAGMVLSRPSIGGFMFASEKSYYYLMFVVLLITTVFTLNLFRSRVGRAFIAVRDRDIAAEVMGIDIFKYKVLAFSISSFFVGIAGALLGHYTMIVSPELYSITVSIEFLAMILVGGLGSVFGSIYGAIFITLLPVFLRGGIEVLSGVMPDLANVLVGLKEVVFGLVIILFLIYEPEGLAKMWKNIKDYFKLWPYSY, from the coding sequence ATGCGAAATCCATTCGTAATGGATTGTGGTGAATTCCATGTTAACTACAAACAAGACATGAAAATTTGGAAAATTACCCGTGTTAGAATGCGAATTTACGCAATCGTTCTACTCTTTGCGATTTTCCCTCTTATTTCTTCGGATTATATCGTGGGACTTGCCACATTATGTGGGATAGCAGCAATTGGAGCGATCGGGTTAAATATTTTAACAGGCTTTACAGGACAAATCTCAATTGGCGTTGGTGCCTTCTTAGGAGTGGGAGGCTATACTTCAGCTGTTTTAACTGTAAAGCTAGGCTTAAGTTTTTGGATAGCAATGCCTACTGCAGGTCTAATAACCGCACTGATAGGTGCACTATTTGGAATTCCATCTCTTCGTTTAAAAGGACTATATCTAGCAATTGCAACATTAGCAGCTCAAGTAATCATCTTGTTTGTCATCTCAAGGTGGGATTCGTTGACAGGTGGAACTGCTGGAATGGTACTATCAAGACCAAGTATCGGTGGATTTATGTTCGCGAGTGAAAAAAGTTATTACTATTTAATGTTTGTTGTATTACTAATTACAACCGTCTTTACGTTGAATTTGTTTAGGTCTAGAGTAGGCCGAGCTTTTATCGCGGTACGTGACCGTGATATTGCTGCAGAAGTAATGGGGATTGATATCTTCAAATATAAAGTATTGGCTTTTTCAATTAGCTCTTTCTTTGTAGGAATCGCCGGTGCTCTGCTTGGCCATTACACGATGATTGTTAGCCCAGAGCTATATAGCATAACGGTTTCGATTGAATTCTTAGCTATGATTCTAGTAGGTGGTCTAGGAAGCGTGTTCGGATCCATTTATGGCGCAATCTTTATTACGTTACTACCAGTATTCCTTCGAGGTGGTATCGAGGTCTTGAGTGGAGTGATGCCGGATCTTGCAAATGTATTAGTAGGGTTAAAGGAAGTGGTATTTGGATTAGTTATTATCCTTTTCCTAATCTATGAACCTGAAGGTCTAGCGAAAATGTGGAAGAATATTAAAGATTACTTTAAGCTCTGGCCGTATTCCTATTAG
- a CDS encoding branched-chain amino acid ABC transporter permease, whose translation MTFFLQMLVTGIVVGSVYALVALGFVLIYKSSDAINFAQGEFLLVGTYVCLTLITAYNIPFLPALLIALLFSAILGFVIERIVLRPFIGEPVISMIMATIGLSSVLAGIVHIIWGHETRVFPQIFSEQPVRFGEVVVAPVYLWSLVIVVVMLLIFTLFFKYSKLGIAMRATADDQQAAMSMGISVKTIFAVSWAIAAIVSAVGGILLGNINGVNASLSAIGLKVLPVAILGGLDSIPGAIVGGLIIGIIESMTGGYLDPLVGGGMKEVMPFILLVFILMFKPYGLFGKKEIERV comes from the coding sequence ATGACGTTTTTCTTACAAATGTTAGTAACAGGAATCGTTGTAGGTAGTGTGTACGCACTAGTTGCCCTAGGGTTTGTATTAATCTATAAATCTAGTGACGCAATTAACTTTGCCCAAGGGGAGTTTTTACTAGTTGGAACGTATGTCTGTTTAACACTCATAACAGCGTATAATATACCATTTTTACCAGCTCTTTTAATTGCATTATTATTCAGTGCAATTTTAGGCTTTGTGATAGAGCGGATAGTTCTCCGGCCCTTTATAGGAGAACCGGTAATATCTATGATTATGGCAACAATCGGACTTTCCAGTGTATTAGCTGGTATCGTGCATATTATTTGGGGCCATGAAACGCGTGTGTTCCCGCAAATATTTTCAGAACAGCCGGTAAGGTTTGGTGAAGTCGTTGTTGCCCCTGTTTACCTTTGGTCACTAGTAATCGTAGTGGTAATGCTTTTAATCTTTACCCTCTTTTTCAAGTATTCAAAGCTTGGAATTGCGATGCGTGCAACTGCGGATGACCAGCAGGCAGCCATGTCCATGGGAATCAGTGTAAAGACAATATTTGCTGTATCATGGGCGATTGCAGCGATTGTATCAGCAGTTGGAGGTATTTTGCTTGGAAACATTAATGGTGTAAATGCTTCTCTATCAGCAATCGGATTAAAGGTATTACCAGTTGCAATCTTAGGTGGTCTTGATAGTATACCAGGTGCGATTGTTGGTGGTTTAATTATCGGCATTATCGAAAGTATGACGGGAGGCTATTTAGATCCATTAGTTGGTGGTGGTATGAAAGAAGTTATGCCATTTATTCTATTAGTCTTTATTTTGATGTTTAAGCCGTACGGATTGTTCGGTAAAAAAGAAATCGAGAGGGTGTAA